Genomic DNA from Terriglobales bacterium:
AGGGTTGCAGGTTCGACTCCTGCCGCGCCTACCACCACACCGCCTCAGCCCCACAAACCGCTTCCCGCCGGTTGCCGTCACGAGAGCGCGCTGATGGTCACGTAGTACCCGTCCGGATCCCGGAGTGAGAACTCCATGGTTTGCGTGTTCGGGTTCACGTGAGGCTCCTCTGCGAGCCGGGAGGCGAGAGCGCGGGCCCTCTTCAGGGCCATCTCGTAGTCGTCGACGCGGAAGAACAAGAGGAGCCCGTTGCCGGGCGACGCCTCGTCCGGACTCATCAAAGAGGGATGCTCGTGCGCGCCCCACTGGTGGAGGCAGAGCAAGACGGTTCCATCCGTATCCAGGATCTGGCCAAAGTAGTGATGGGCCGGAGGCGTCTCGGGCTGGCCGAAGAGGGACTGGTACCACCTGCAACTGGCGGGAACGTCGCGTACGCCGATGATCGTCCATGTGCGTTTCACGGTTCCCTATCGCGCTAATCCCGACGCCCTTCTCTGTTCCGCCGAGAGCTGCAGCAGCGCGTTCTGCACCACCTTGAGCGCGATGCCCCAGCGCCGCCGGGCCTCGTCCTCGTCGTCGCCGTAGCCGAACAGATAGAACGTGAAGCAGAAGCCTGGGCGCGAGTCCGCCTCCAGGTCCTGGCCGGGGTGGAAGTAGCAGCGCCGCAGGATGAACTCGGCGGCGGCCGAGATCTCGGGCACGCACTTCAGCAGCGTAGTGACGCGCTCCGCCGTCTCCTGGTGGCGACTGAGCGAGTAGCGCGCGTCTTCGATAGTGAAGACCAGGTCCACGTAGGAGCCGAACTTCCAGGCGGCGCCGTAGATCTCCTCTTCCTCCTCCAATTCGTTGGAGAGCCAGGTGTCGCACTTGGCGGTCTCCAGGATGGAGGAGTCGGAGTTGAGGGCGACCAGGAACTCGCCCAACTCCTGGTTGTGGTGGGCCTCCTCGACGTTGAGCAGCAGTTCGGGGCGGCGCTTGAGGTCGAGGTAGCGCA
This window encodes:
- a CDS encoding VOC family protein, with protein sequence MKRTWTIIGVRDVPASCRWYQSLFGQPETPPAHHYFGQILDTDGTVLLCLHQWGAHEHPSLMSPDEASPGNGLLLFFRVDDYEMALKRARALASRLAEEPHVNPNTQTMEFSLRDPDGYYVTISALS